From a region of the Synechococcus sp. RS9916 genome:
- a CDS encoding ABC transporter substrate-binding protein, translated as MATAYRPRQRLALIGLICALLAGCSQGSSSLPRVLRIAKSSTDPGGLDVEASVRDRRVVKDVQELLQDFDPGLRLHPTSYSELNLVREIDRQTSSGLGPDLIITNGNTALALQEQELTQPVPLTPEERSRISPMALQRVTGANGAIAGVPIGQYVQLACYDKRRLPKPPETLRALAQASGKGKIFGFALHLEDLYWTLGGFQATPALQAALNDEAASTQDNSRLVAWLNWLQNASFQQNVLFLSNQVVLGEQLIQGQLDWITCWSSQLPKLRGALNEHLGVTILPKGPMGQASPITRLQVWALGRNSSRRQRSDSLKLLGFMVEPWTQKTLALNYRTSFPVNPQVAPIVQRQLAFERNVTDEHLELGLSDKPSTRYANAVLAAVSTNPQRMADVNGVLSSVVFGTRTPKEATSALQNTLRGEQP; from the coding sequence ATGGCCACCGCCTATCGCCCCCGGCAGCGTTTGGCCCTAATCGGCCTGATCTGCGCACTCCTGGCAGGCTGCAGCCAGGGCAGTTCTTCGCTGCCCAGAGTGCTGCGCATTGCCAAATCCTCCACCGATCCGGGCGGGCTGGACGTGGAAGCCTCCGTGCGAGATCGGCGTGTGGTCAAAGATGTGCAGGAGCTGCTGCAGGACTTTGACCCCGGACTGCGGCTTCACCCCACCAGCTATTCGGAGCTCAATCTGGTGAGGGAAATCGATCGCCAAACCTCCAGCGGTCTCGGTCCCGATCTGATCATCACCAACGGCAACACCGCCTTAGCGCTGCAAGAGCAAGAGCTCACCCAGCCGGTGCCGCTGACGCCAGAGGAACGCTCCCGCATTTCCCCCATGGCTCTTCAACGGGTCACCGGAGCCAACGGGGCGATCGCCGGAGTACCGATCGGCCAGTACGTGCAGCTGGCTTGCTACGACAAACGGAGGCTGCCCAAACCGCCGGAAACCCTCAGGGCCTTAGCCCAGGCCAGCGGCAAAGGGAAGATCTTCGGCTTTGCCCTGCATCTGGAAGATCTCTACTGGACCCTGGGGGGATTCCAAGCCACACCAGCTCTACAGGCGGCCCTCAACGATGAGGCCGCCAGTACCCAGGACAACAGCCGACTCGTCGCCTGGCTGAACTGGCTGCAAAACGCCAGCTTTCAGCAGAACGTGTTGTTTCTGAGCAATCAGGTCGTCCTGGGCGAGCAGCTGATCCAGGGACAACTCGACTGGATTACCTGCTGGAGTTCCCAACTGCCCAAACTGCGCGGCGCCCTCAACGAGCATCTTGGCGTCACCATCCTGCCCAAAGGACCGATGGGCCAAGCCAGTCCGATCACACGTCTGCAGGTGTGGGCGCTGGGGCGTAATTCCAGCCGCAGGCAGCGGAGCGACAGTCTGAAATTGCTCGGCTTCATGGTGGAGCCCTGGACGCAAAAGACCCTCGCCCTCAACTACCGCACCTCCTTTCCTGTGAATCCCCAGGTGGCTCCCATCGTGCAACGGCAACTGGCTTTTGAACGGAACGTGACCGACGAACACCTGGAACTGGGGCTCAGCGACAAACCAAGCACCCGCTACGCCAACGCAGTGCTGGCAGCCGTGAGCACCAATCCGCAGCGCATGGCCGATGTCAACGGCGTGCTCAGCAGCGTGGTGTTCGGCACCCGCACCCCGAAGGAAGCGACGAGCGCCTTGCAAAACACCCTCCGCGGAGAGCAACCGTGA